A region of Ictidomys tridecemlineatus isolate mIctTri1 chromosome 4, mIctTri1.hap1, whole genome shotgun sequence DNA encodes the following proteins:
- the Spout1 gene encoding 28S rRNA (uridine-N(3))-methyltransferase translates to MGLIGRGVADGTRRNMAERARKRPCGPGEHGQRVEWRKWKQQKKEEKKKWKDMKLTKKLEKQRAQEEQTKRQKEEEEAAAQRENQGRPYTLSVALPGSILDNAQSPELRTYLAGQIARACAIFCVDEIVVFDEEGHDAKTVEGEFKGVGKKGQACVQLARILQYLECPQYLRKAFFPKHQDLQFAGLLNPLDSPHHMRQDEESEFREGIVVDRPTRPGHGSFVNCGMKKEVKIDKNLEPGLRVTVRLNQKQLPECKTYRGTVVSSQDPRTKAGLYWGYTVRLASCLSAVFSEAPFQDGYDLTIGTSERGSDVASAQLPSFRHAVVVFGGLQGLEAGVDADPNLEVTEPSVLFDLYVNTCPNQGSRTIRTEEAILISLAALQPSLTQAGTQTT, encoded by the exons ATGGGTCTGATTGGCAGGGGCGTGGCCGACGGCACGCGGCGGAACATGGCGGAGCGCGCGAGGAAGCGGCCTTGCGGCCCG GGTGAACATGGCCAAAGGGTGGAGTGGCGAAAATGGAAGCAACAGA agaaagaggagaaaaagaagtggAAGGACATGAAATTGACAAAAAAACTGGAGAAGCAACGCGCACAAGAGGAGCAGACAAAGCgacagaaggaggaagaggaggcagcTGCCCAGAGGGAAAACCAAG GACGGCCCTACACTCTGAGCGTGGCCCTGCCAGGCTCTATCCTGGACAATGCCCAGTCACCTGAGCTTCGTACCTACTTGGCTGGCCAGATTGCCAGAGCCTGTGCCATCTTCTGTGTGGATGAGATTGTGGTGTTCGATGAGGAGGGTCATGATGCCAA GACTGTGGAAGGAGAATTTAAGGGAGTCGGCAAGAAGGGGCAGGCATGTGTACAGCTGGCCCGTATCCTGCAGTACCTGGAGTGTCCACA GTACCTGAGAAAGGCATTCTTCCCCAAGCACCAGGATCTACAGTTTGCAG GGCTCCTGAACCCCTTGGACAGCCCTCACCACATGCGCCAGGATGAGGAATCTGAGTTCCGAGAAGGCATTGTGGTAGACAGGCCCACCCGACCAGGCCATGGCTCTTTTGTTAACTGTGGAATGAAGAAG GAGGTGAAGATTGACAAGAACCTGGAGCCTGGGCTTCGAGTGACTGTGAGACTGAACCAGAAGCAGCTCCCAG AATGTAAGACCTACCGGGGAACAGTTGTGTCATCACAGGACCCTCGCACCAAAGCCGGTCTCTACTGGGGGTACACAGTCCGgctagcctcctgcctca GTGCTGTGTTTTCTGAGGCGCCCTTCCAGGACGGGTATGACCTGACCATTGGGACGTCAGAGCGTGGCTCAGATGTGGCCTCTGCCCAGCTGCCCAGCTTCAG GCATGCAGTAGTAGTGTTTGGGGGCCTCCAAGGGCTAGAAGCTGGAGTGGATGCTGACCCCAACCTGGAGGTGACCGAACCCAGTGTTCTCTTCGACCTGTATGTCAACACATGCCCCAACCAGGGCAGCCGCACCATTCGCACTGAG GAAGCCATACTCATCTCTCTGGCAGccctgcagcccagcctcacCCAGGCAGGCACTCAGACCACCTAA
- the Tbc1d13 gene encoding TBC1 domain family member 13 isoform X2, which yields MSSLHKSRIADFQDVLKEPSIALEKLRELSFSGIPCEGGLRCLCWKILLNYLPLERATWTSILAKQRELYSQFLREMIIQPGIAKANMGVSREDVTFEDHPLNPSPDSRWNTYFKDNEVLLQIDKDVRRLCPDISFFQRATEYPCLLILDPQNEFETLRKRVEQTTLKSQTVARNRSGVTNMSSPHKNSVPPSLDEYEGMNEIVGPLYYTFATDPNSEWKEHAEADTFFCFTNLMAEIRDNFIKSLDDSQCGITYKMEKVYSTLKDKDVELYLKLQEQNIKPQFFAFRWLTLLLSQEFLLPDVIRIWDSLFADDNRFDFLLLVCCAMLILIREQLLEGDFTINMRLLQDYPITDVCQILQKAKELQDSK from the exons ATGTCTAGTCTGCACAAGAGCCG GATTGCAGATTTTCAGGATGTCCTGAAGGAGCCTTCAATTGCATTGGAAAAGCTGCGGGAACTCAGTTTTAGTG GCATCCCCTGTGAGGGCGGACTGCGGTGCCTCTGCTGGAAG ATCTTGTTGAACTACCTCCCCCTGGAGAGAGCCACATGGACTTCCATCCTGGCCAAGCAGAG GGAGCTATATTCTCAGTTCCTGAGGGAAATGATCATACAGCCTGGCATTGCCAAGGCCAACATGGGTGTATCCAGGGAGGATGTGACCTTTGAGGATCAT CccctcaaccccagccccgacAGCCGGTGGAACACGTACTTCAAGGACAACGAGGTACTGCTGCAGATCGACAAAGATGTCCG GAGGTTGTGCCCAGACATATCCTTCTTCCAGAGGGCCACTGAATACCCCTGTCTCCTCATCCTGGACCCTCAAAATGAGTTTGAGACCCTTCGTAAGCGGGTGGAACAGACAACACTGAAATCCCAGACAGTGGCCCGGAATCGGAGCGGGGTCACAAAT aTGAGCTCCCCCCACAAGAACTCTGTGCCACCATCCCTGGATGAGTACGAG GGCATGAATGAGATTGTGGGGCCCCTCTACTACACCTTTGCCACGGATCCCAACAGCGAATGGAAAG AGCACGCTGAGGCAGATACCTTCTTCTGCTTCACCAACCTCATGGCCGAGATCCGGGACAACTTCATCAAAAGCCTGGATGACTCGCAGTGTGGTATCACCTACAAGATGGAAAAGGTGTACTCCACCTTGAAGGATAAAGATGTGGAACTCTATCTAAAACTG CAAGAGCAGAATATCAAGCCCCAGTTCTTTGCCTTCCGCTGGCTGACACTGCTGCTGTCCCAGGAGTTCTTGCTGCCTGATGTCATCCGTATCTGGGACTCCCTCTTTGCTGATGACAACCGCTTTGACTTCCTTCTCCTCGTCTGCTGTGCCATGCTCAT ACTGATCCGGGAGCAGTTGCTGGAAGGCGACTTCACCATCAACATGCGGCTCCTGCAG GATTACCCCATCACAGATGTCTGCCAGATCCTACAGAAAGCCAAGGAACTCCAAGACTCAAAGTAG
- the Tbc1d13 gene encoding TBC1 domain family member 13 isoform X1 — protein sequence MSSLHKSRIADFQDVLKEPSIALEKLRELSFSGIPCEGGLRCLCWKILLNYLPLERATWTSILAKQRELYSQFLREMIIQPGIAKANMGVSREDVTFEDHPLNPSPDSRWNTYFKDNEVLLQIDKDVRRLCPDISFFQRATEYPCLLILDPQNEFETLRKRVEQTTLKSQTVARNRSGVTNMSSPHKNSVPPSLDEYEVLPNGCEAHWEVVERILFIYAKLNPGIAYVQGMNEIVGPLYYTFATDPNSEWKEHAEADTFFCFTNLMAEIRDNFIKSLDDSQCGITYKMEKVYSTLKDKDVELYLKLQEQNIKPQFFAFRWLTLLLSQEFLLPDVIRIWDSLFADDNRFDFLLLVCCAMLILIREQLLEGDFTINMRLLQDYPITDVCQILQKAKELQDSK from the exons ATGTCTAGTCTGCACAAGAGCCG GATTGCAGATTTTCAGGATGTCCTGAAGGAGCCTTCAATTGCATTGGAAAAGCTGCGGGAACTCAGTTTTAGTG GCATCCCCTGTGAGGGCGGACTGCGGTGCCTCTGCTGGAAG ATCTTGTTGAACTACCTCCCCCTGGAGAGAGCCACATGGACTTCCATCCTGGCCAAGCAGAG GGAGCTATATTCTCAGTTCCTGAGGGAAATGATCATACAGCCTGGCATTGCCAAGGCCAACATGGGTGTATCCAGGGAGGATGTGACCTTTGAGGATCAT CccctcaaccccagccccgacAGCCGGTGGAACACGTACTTCAAGGACAACGAGGTACTGCTGCAGATCGACAAAGATGTCCG GAGGTTGTGCCCAGACATATCCTTCTTCCAGAGGGCCACTGAATACCCCTGTCTCCTCATCCTGGACCCTCAAAATGAGTTTGAGACCCTTCGTAAGCGGGTGGAACAGACAACACTGAAATCCCAGACAGTGGCCCGGAATCGGAGCGGGGTCACAAAT aTGAGCTCCCCCCACAAGAACTCTGTGCCACCATCCCTGGATGAGTACGAGGTGCTGCCCAATGGCTGTGAGGcccactgggaggtggtggagcgcattctgttcatctatgcCAAGCTCAACCCTGGCATCGCTTACGTGCAGGGCATGAATGAGATTGTGGGGCCCCTCTACTACACCTTTGCCACGGATCCCAACAGCGAATGGAAAG AGCACGCTGAGGCAGATACCTTCTTCTGCTTCACCAACCTCATGGCCGAGATCCGGGACAACTTCATCAAAAGCCTGGATGACTCGCAGTGTGGTATCACCTACAAGATGGAAAAGGTGTACTCCACCTTGAAGGATAAAGATGTGGAACTCTATCTAAAACTG CAAGAGCAGAATATCAAGCCCCAGTTCTTTGCCTTCCGCTGGCTGACACTGCTGCTGTCCCAGGAGTTCTTGCTGCCTGATGTCATCCGTATCTGGGACTCCCTCTTTGCTGATGACAACCGCTTTGACTTCCTTCTCCTCGTCTGCTGTGCCATGCTCAT ACTGATCCGGGAGCAGTTGCTGGAAGGCGACTTCACCATCAACATGCGGCTCCTGCAG GATTACCCCATCACAGATGTCTGCCAGATCCTACAGAAAGCCAAGGAACTCCAAGACTCAAAGTAG
- the Endog gene encoding endonuclease G, mitochondrial: MALRVGLTLALGAGLGAAAEHWRRRWADAQATPGLLGRLPVLPVAAAAELPTVPALPGGPAGRGPGELAKYGLPGVAQLKSRESYVLCYDPRTRGALWVVEQLRPERLRGDGDRRSCDFREDDSVHAYHRATNADYRGSGFDRGHLAAAANHRWSQKAMDDTFYLSNVAPQVPHLNQNAWNNLEKYSRSLVRTYQNVYVCTGPLFLPRTEADGKSYVKYQVIGKNHVAVPTHFFKVLILESAGGQIELRSYVMPNAPVDEAIPLERFLVPIESIERASGLLFVPNILARAGNLKAITAGSK, from the exons ATGGCGCTGCGGGTCGGCCTGACCCTGGCCCTGGGCGCGGGGCTGGGTGCGGCCGCCGAGCACTGGAGGCGGCGATGGGCAGACGCGCAGGCGACGCCGGGGCTGCTGGGGCGGCTGCCCGTGCTGCCCGTGGCGGCAGCGGCCGAGCTGCCTACCGTGCCCGCTCTGCCTGGGGGACCGGCGGGTCGCGGGCCTGGCGAGCTGGCCAAGTACGGGCTGCCCGGCGTGGCGCAGCTCAAGAGCCGAGAGTCGTACGTACTGTGCTACGACCCGCGCACCCGCGGCGCGCTCTGGGTGGTCGAGCAGCTGCGGCCCGAGCGACTCCGCGGCGACGGCGACCGCCGCTCGTGCGACTTCCGCGAGGATGACTCGGTGCATGCATATCATCGCGCTACCAATGCCGACTACCGCGGCAGCGGCTTCGACCGCGGCCACCTGGCTGCTGCCGCCAACCATCGATGGAGCCAGAAGGCCATGGACGACACCTTCTACCTGAGCAACGTCGCGCCCCAG GTGCCCCACCTCAACCAGAATGCCTGGAACAACCTGGAGAAGTATAGCCGCAGCTTGGTCCGCACCTACCAAAACGTCTATGTCTGCACAGGGCCGCTCTTCCTGCCCAG GACGGAGGCCGATGGGAAGTCCTATGTAAAGTACCAGGTAATTGGCAAGAATCACGTGGCAGTGCCCACACACTTCTTCAAGGTGCTGATCCTGGAGTCAGCGGGTGGACAAATCGAGCTCCGTTCCTATGTGATGCCGAACGCACCCGTGGATGAGGCCATTCCCCTGGAGCGCTTCCTGGTGCCCATTGAGAGCATTGAGCGGGCCTCAGGGCTGCTCTTTGTGCCAAACATCCTGGCACGAGCAGGAAACCTTAAGGCCATTACCGCTGGCAGCAAGTGA
- the Tbc1d13 gene encoding TBC1 domain family member 13 isoform X3, which yields MIIQPGIAKANMGVSREDVTFEDHPLNPSPDSRWNTYFKDNEVLLQIDKDVRRLCPDISFFQRATEYPCLLILDPQNEFETLRKRVEQTTLKSQTVARNRSGVTNMSSPHKNSVPPSLDEYEVLPNGCEAHWEVVERILFIYAKLNPGIAYVQGMNEIVGPLYYTFATDPNSEWKEHAEADTFFCFTNLMAEIRDNFIKSLDDSQCGITYKMEKVYSTLKDKDVELYLKLQEQNIKPQFFAFRWLTLLLSQEFLLPDVIRIWDSLFADDNRFDFLLLVCCAMLILIREQLLEGDFTINMRLLQDYPITDVCQILQKAKELQDSK from the exons ATGATCATACAGCCTGGCATTGCCAAGGCCAACATGGGTGTATCCAGGGAGGATGTGACCTTTGAGGATCAT CccctcaaccccagccccgacAGCCGGTGGAACACGTACTTCAAGGACAACGAGGTACTGCTGCAGATCGACAAAGATGTCCG GAGGTTGTGCCCAGACATATCCTTCTTCCAGAGGGCCACTGAATACCCCTGTCTCCTCATCCTGGACCCTCAAAATGAGTTTGAGACCCTTCGTAAGCGGGTGGAACAGACAACACTGAAATCCCAGACAGTGGCCCGGAATCGGAGCGGGGTCACAAAT aTGAGCTCCCCCCACAAGAACTCTGTGCCACCATCCCTGGATGAGTACGAGGTGCTGCCCAATGGCTGTGAGGcccactgggaggtggtggagcgcattctgttcatctatgcCAAGCTCAACCCTGGCATCGCTTACGTGCAGGGCATGAATGAGATTGTGGGGCCCCTCTACTACACCTTTGCCACGGATCCCAACAGCGAATGGAAAG AGCACGCTGAGGCAGATACCTTCTTCTGCTTCACCAACCTCATGGCCGAGATCCGGGACAACTTCATCAAAAGCCTGGATGACTCGCAGTGTGGTATCACCTACAAGATGGAAAAGGTGTACTCCACCTTGAAGGATAAAGATGTGGAACTCTATCTAAAACTG CAAGAGCAGAATATCAAGCCCCAGTTCTTTGCCTTCCGCTGGCTGACACTGCTGCTGTCCCAGGAGTTCTTGCTGCCTGATGTCATCCGTATCTGGGACTCCCTCTTTGCTGATGACAACCGCTTTGACTTCCTTCTCCTCGTCTGCTGTGCCATGCTCAT ACTGATCCGGGAGCAGTTGCTGGAAGGCGACTTCACCATCAACATGCGGCTCCTGCAG GATTACCCCATCACAGATGTCTGCCAGATCCTACAGAAAGCCAAGGAACTCCAAGACTCAAAGTAG